One Streptomyces fagopyri DNA window includes the following coding sequences:
- a CDS encoding endonuclease/exonuclease/phosphatase family protein, which translates to MATTPLPDSRTEPDGSAVVRVLSYNIRSMRDDTDALARVINACAPDLVLIQEAPRFFRWRKKLARLAAASGQMILSGGAPAAGPALLCSLRATVERTEDVLLPLTPGLHRRGFATAVVRFGGARLGVLSCHLSLDADERHEQGGMLLDRLAALGTPHAVAGGDLNDRPDGRTFQRLAASLQDGWATRPWGAEHTWIRDAPHRRIDAVLATKGVEILGCGVPLGQPGVTETDLRAATDHLPVLAALRVPAS; encoded by the coding sequence ATGGCGACGACCCCGCTGCCCGACTCCCGCACCGAACCCGACGGTTCCGCCGTCGTCCGGGTGCTCAGCTACAACATCCGCTCGATGCGCGACGACACCGACGCCCTCGCGCGGGTGATCAACGCCTGCGCACCGGACCTGGTCCTGATCCAGGAAGCCCCCCGCTTCTTCCGCTGGCGCAAGAAGCTGGCCCGTCTCGCGGCCGCCTCCGGCCAGATGATCCTCTCCGGTGGCGCCCCGGCGGCCGGCCCCGCACTCCTGTGCTCCCTGCGGGCCACCGTCGAGCGCACCGAGGACGTCCTGCTCCCGCTCACCCCCGGTCTGCACCGCCGCGGCTTCGCCACGGCCGTCGTCCGCTTCGGCGGGGCCCGCCTGGGCGTCCTGAGCTGCCACCTGTCGCTCGACGCGGACGAGCGGCACGAGCAGGGCGGCATGCTCCTGGACCGTCTCGCCGCCCTCGGCACCCCGCACGCCGTGGCGGGCGGTGACCTCAACGACCGCCCGGACGGCCGCACCTTCCAGCGCCTCGCGGCGTCACTCCAGGACGGCTGGGCCACCCGCCCCTGGGGCGCCGAGCACACCTGGATCCGCGACGCGCCGCACCGCCGTATCGACGCGGTCCTCGCGACGAAAGGCGTCGAGATCCTGGGGTGCGGAGTGCCCCTGGGCCAGCCCGGCGTGACGGAGACGGACCTGAGGGCGGCCACGGACCACCTGCCCGTACTGGCCGCCCTCAGAGTGCCGGCGTCCTGA
- a CDS encoding DUF5304 domain-containing protein: MSEERPTSDAAQHEAVDEARVSDADAWAKACAEDLAAEKARRRTQYGPPPGSASEELRKLVDAVADKLSGLNSPLFGAIASGTAQQMVSQVVQQAKAAVEPVIERNPDVFDHLAAAGSELLAAYRSAVEAQERRWTTPDTGPRDEGTGPGERIDLD, encoded by the coding sequence ATGAGCGAAGAGCGCCCCACGTCCGACGCCGCTCAGCACGAGGCGGTGGACGAAGCGCGCGTCAGTGACGCCGACGCCTGGGCGAAGGCGTGCGCCGAGGATCTCGCGGCGGAGAAGGCCCGCCGCCGCACCCAGTACGGACCACCGCCGGGATCCGCGTCCGAGGAGCTGCGCAAGCTCGTCGACGCGGTCGCCGACAAGCTGTCCGGACTGAACTCGCCGCTGTTCGGAGCGATCGCCTCGGGCACCGCCCAGCAGATGGTCAGCCAGGTCGTGCAGCAGGCCAAGGCGGCCGTCGAACCGGTCATCGAACGCAACCCCGATGTCTTCGACCACCTCGCGGCCGCGGGCTCCGAGCTGCTCGCCGCCTACCGCTCGGCCGTCGAGGCACAGGAACGGCGCTGGACGACCCCGGACACCGGCCCCCGCGACGAGGGCACCGGTCCGGGGGAGCGGATTGACTTGGACTAA
- a CDS encoding metallophosphoesterase family protein, with product MAPTPGGNRRTRIHVVSDVHGNARDLARAGDGADALICLGDLVLFLDYADHSRGIFPDLFGTENADRLVELRTARRFTEAREFGARLWSGVGADRLGVVEKAVRKQYAELFAAFPTPTYATYGNVDMPPLWAEYAGPGTTVLDGERVEIGGRVFGFVGGGLRTPMRTPYEISDEEYAAKVEAVGEVDVLCTHIPPEVPDLVYDTVARRFERGSRALLDAIRRTRPRYALFGHVHQPLVRRMRIGATECVNVGHFAGSGRPWTLEW from the coding sequence ATGGCACCCACACCAGGCGGCAATCGCAGGACGCGCATTCATGTGGTGAGTGACGTGCACGGCAACGCACGTGACCTCGCCCGGGCCGGCGACGGCGCCGACGCCCTGATCTGCCTCGGTGACCTGGTGCTCTTCCTCGACTACGCCGACCACTCGCGCGGCATCTTCCCCGACCTCTTCGGCACGGAGAACGCCGACCGGCTGGTCGAGCTGCGCACCGCCCGGCGCTTCACGGAGGCGCGCGAGTTCGGGGCACGGCTGTGGTCCGGCGTGGGGGCGGACCGCCTCGGGGTCGTCGAGAAGGCGGTGCGCAAGCAGTACGCCGAGCTGTTCGCCGCGTTCCCGACACCGACGTACGCCACCTACGGCAATGTCGACATGCCTCCGTTGTGGGCGGAGTACGCCGGACCCGGCACCACAGTCCTCGACGGCGAGCGGGTGGAGATCGGCGGCCGGGTCTTCGGCTTCGTCGGCGGCGGCCTGCGCACCCCCATGCGGACGCCCTACGAGATCAGTGACGAGGAGTACGCGGCGAAGGTCGAGGCGGTCGGTGAGGTCGACGTGCTGTGCACGCACATCCCACCGGAGGTGCCCGATCTGGTGTACGACACGGTGGCGCGCCGCTTCGAACGCGGGTCGCGCGCCCTGCTCGACGCGATCCGCCGCACCCGCCCCCGGTACGCGCTCTTCGGCCACGTCCACCAGCCACTCGTCCGACGGATGCGGATCGGTGCGACGGAGTGCGTGAACGTCGGGCACTTCGCCGGATCGGGGAGGCCCTGGACGCTGGAATGGTGA
- a CDS encoding alpha/beta hydrolase, with protein MPVLPGAEPFRHEGGEVGVLLCHGFTGSPQSLRPWAEFLAERGLTVALPLLPGHGTRWEDMQLTGWQDWYAEVDRELRALRERCTRVFVLGLSLGGALALRLAAKHGDEVSGVVVVNPANKVHGAASYALPVLRHFVPTVGGIASDIAKEGVTELGYDRVPLRAAHSMRNFYRIVDGELPQVTQPLLLLRSPQDHVVPPVDSARVLSRVSSTDVTEILLEQSYHVATLDHDADRVFEESYSFIGRLAPGVGERSGAVQAGQQEGTATGG; from the coding sequence GTGCCGGTTCTTCCTGGAGCCGAGCCGTTCCGCCACGAGGGCGGAGAGGTCGGCGTCCTCCTCTGCCACGGCTTCACCGGGTCCCCCCAGTCGCTGCGTCCCTGGGCCGAGTTCCTCGCCGAGCGCGGGCTGACCGTCGCGCTCCCGCTGCTGCCAGGACACGGCACGCGGTGGGAGGACATGCAGCTCACCGGCTGGCAGGACTGGTACGCGGAGGTGGACCGCGAACTGCGCGCCCTCCGGGAGCGCTGCACCCGGGTGTTCGTCCTCGGCCTCTCCCTGGGCGGCGCGCTGGCCCTGCGGCTGGCGGCGAAGCACGGGGACGAGGTGAGCGGCGTCGTCGTCGTCAACCCGGCGAACAAGGTGCACGGGGCGGCCTCGTACGCCCTTCCCGTGCTCCGTCACTTCGTACCGACGGTGGGCGGCATCGCGAGCGACATCGCCAAGGAGGGTGTCACGGAGCTGGGCTACGACCGGGTGCCCCTGCGGGCCGCGCACTCCATGCGGAACTTCTACCGGATCGTCGACGGGGAGCTGCCCCAGGTCACCCAGCCGCTCCTGCTGCTGCGCAGCCCGCAGGACCATGTGGTGCCGCCGGTGGACTCGGCCCGCGTCCTGAGCCGGGTGTCGTCCACGGACGTGACGGAGATCCTGCTGGAACAGAGCTACCACGTGGCGACGTTGGACCATGACGCGGACCGGGTCTTCGAGGAGAGCTACTCGTTCATCGGCCGGCTCGCGCCCGGCGTCGGCGAGCGGTCCGGCGCGGTTCAGGCGGGTCAGCAGGAAGGGACGGCCACTGGTGGCTGA
- a CDS encoding ArsA family ATPase yields MRTILITGSGGTGRTTLAAATALKAAGEGTRTLLLSADRTDTLGAALGTRTGAEPVEAAPGLTTWRPDATERFREDLTAFQERATTALDLLGAARLDAEELTPLPGAEELALLRALRDAATSDTYGLLVVDLPPTPQALALLALPEELRRYLRRLLPAERQAARALRPVLGRLAGVPMPAEWLYETAARWDVDLAAVTSVVEDRATTVRVVAEPGPAGTDAARTAVTGLAVRGLRVETLLANRVLPTATQDTWLGALAAQQHKALDEWRETYAVHEVPHLGRDPRGTDDLGALPVPGVNETPPPVEWPVLDHLAEDGVLVWHIPLPGAIREELDLIRRGDELVVTVGQFRRIVPLPSALRRCAVDGAALRDGELRIRFAPDPDLWPRTR; encoded by the coding sequence ATGCGCACCATCCTGATCACCGGCTCCGGCGGCACCGGCCGTACCACCCTCGCGGCGGCCACCGCGCTGAAAGCCGCGGGTGAGGGCACCCGCACCCTGCTGCTGAGCGCCGACCGCACCGACACCCTCGGAGCCGCGCTCGGCACCCGCACGGGAGCGGAGCCCGTCGAAGCCGCCCCCGGCCTCACCACCTGGCGTCCCGACGCGACGGAACGCTTCCGCGAGGACCTCACCGCCTTCCAGGAACGCGCGACCACCGCCCTCGACCTGCTCGGCGCCGCCCGGCTGGACGCAGAGGAACTCACCCCCCTGCCCGGCGCCGAGGAACTGGCCCTGCTGCGCGCCCTGCGTGACGCGGCGACCTCGGACACCTACGGCCTCCTGGTCGTGGACCTCCCCCCGACCCCACAGGCCCTCGCCCTGCTCGCGCTCCCCGAGGAGCTCCGCCGCTATCTGCGCCGGCTGCTCCCCGCGGAACGCCAGGCCGCCCGGGCCCTGCGGCCCGTGCTCGGCCGCCTCGCCGGCGTCCCGATGCCCGCCGAATGGCTGTACGAGACGGCGGCGCGCTGGGACGTCGACCTCGCCGCGGTGACCTCGGTCGTCGAGGACCGTGCCACGACCGTACGGGTGGTCGCCGAGCCCGGACCCGCCGGCACCGACGCCGCCCGCACCGCCGTCACCGGCCTCGCCGTGCGCGGCCTGCGCGTCGAGACGCTGCTCGCCAACCGCGTACTGCCCACCGCCACCCAGGACACCTGGCTGGGTGCCCTCGCCGCTCAGCAGCACAAGGCGCTCGACGAGTGGCGGGAGACGTACGCCGTCCACGAGGTGCCGCACCTGGGCCGCGACCCGCGCGGCACCGACGACCTCGGCGCGCTCCCGGTCCCCGGTGTCAACGAAACGCCACCCCCGGTCGAGTGGCCCGTCCTCGACCACCTCGCCGAGGACGGTGTCCTCGTGTGGCACATCCCGCTGCCCGGCGCGATACGCGAGGAACTGGACCTGATCCGCAGGGGCGACGAACTGGTCGTCACCGTCGGCCAGTTCCGCCGGATCGTGCCGCTGCCGTCCGCGCTGCGCCGCTGCGCCGTGGACGGCGCAGCGCTGCGCGACGGAGAGCTGCGGATCCGTTTCGCGCCGGACCCGGATCTGTGGCCGCGCACACGGTGA
- a CDS encoding SRPBCC family protein — MAEHTSSSITIEAAPADVMAVIADFARYPDWTGEVKEAEVLGTDGQGRAEQVRLVMDAGAIKDDQTLGYTWTGDHEVSWTLVKSQMLRSLDGSYLLKPAGTGATEVTYRLTVDVKIPMLGMIKRKAEKVIIDRALAGLKKRVESGDAA, encoded by the coding sequence ATGGCTGAACACACCAGCTCGAGCATCACGATCGAGGCGGCACCGGCTGACGTCATGGCGGTCATCGCCGACTTCGCCCGTTACCCGGACTGGACCGGCGAGGTGAAGGAGGCCGAGGTGCTCGGCACGGACGGGCAGGGCCGCGCCGAGCAGGTACGCCTCGTCATGGACGCCGGTGCCATCAAGGACGACCAGACCCTGGGCTACACCTGGACCGGCGACCACGAGGTCTCCTGGACCCTCGTCAAGTCCCAGATGCTGCGCTCCCTGGACGGCTCGTACCTCCTCAAGCCCGCGGGCACCGGCGCCACCGAGGTCACCTACCGGCTCACGGTCGACGTCAAGATCCCCATGCTGGGCATGATCAAGCGCAAGGCCGAGAAGGTCATCATCGACCGCGCCCTGGCGGGCCTGAAGAAGCGGGTGGAGTCGGGCGACGCCGCCTGA
- a CDS encoding ROK family glucokinase has protein sequence MGLTIGVDIGGTKIAAGVVDEEGNILSTHKVPTPTTPQAIVDAIAAAVEGARAGHDIVGVGIGAAGYVNRQRSTVYFAPNIDWRQEPLKAEVEARVGLPVVVENDANAAAWGEYKFGAGKGHRNVICITLGTGLGGGIIIGNKLRRGHFGVAAEFGHIRMVPDGLLCGCGSQGCWEQYASGRALVRYAKQRANATPENAEILLALGDGNPDGIEGKHISMAARQGDPVAVDSYRELARWAGAGLADLASLFDPSAFIVGGGLSDEGELVLDPIRKSYKRWLVGGNWRPVAEVIAAQLGNKAGLVGAADLAREPDPVM, from the coding sequence ATGGGACTCACCATCGGCGTCGATATCGGCGGCACGAAGATCGCGGCCGGTGTGGTCGACGAGGAAGGCAACATTCTCTCGACCCACAAGGTGCCGACCCCCACCACGCCGCAGGCCATCGTGGACGCCATCGCCGCCGCCGTCGAGGGCGCGCGCGCGGGTCACGACATCGTCGGCGTGGGCATCGGTGCGGCCGGATACGTGAACCGCCAGCGCTCGACGGTCTACTTCGCGCCCAACATCGACTGGCGGCAGGAGCCGCTCAAGGCCGAGGTCGAGGCGCGCGTGGGGCTGCCGGTCGTGGTGGAGAACGACGCGAACGCGGCGGCGTGGGGCGAGTACAAGTTCGGCGCGGGCAAGGGCCACCGGAACGTCATCTGCATCACGCTGGGCACCGGCCTCGGCGGCGGCATCATCATCGGCAACAAGCTGCGCCGCGGGCACTTCGGTGTCGCCGCAGAGTTCGGCCACATCCGGATGGTGCCGGACGGTCTGCTGTGCGGCTGCGGCTCGCAGGGCTGCTGGGAGCAGTACGCATCCGGCCGCGCCCTCGTCCGCTACGCCAAGCAGCGGGCCAACGCGACCCCCGAGAACGCGGAGATCCTGCTCGCGCTGGGCGACGGCAACCCCGACGGCATCGAGGGCAAGCACATCTCGATGGCGGCGCGGCAGGGCGACCCGGTCGCGGTGGACTCCTACCGGGAGCTCGCCCGCTGGGCCGGCGCCGGTCTCGCCGACCTCGCCTCGCTCTTCGACCCTTCGGCCTTCATCGTCGGCGGTGGTCTGTCGGACGAGGGCGAGCTGGTCCTCGACCCCATCCGCAAGTCGTACAAGCGCTGGCTCGTCGGAGGCAACTGGCGTCCCGTGGCCGAAGTGATCGCCGCCCAGCTCGGCAACAAGGCGGGCCTCGTGGGCGCGGCGGACCTGGCCCGGGAGCCCGACCCGGTCATGTGA